The following are encoded in a window of Chlorocebus sabaeus isolate Y175 chromosome 22, mChlSab1.0.hap1, whole genome shotgun sequence genomic DNA:
- the IQCF2 gene encoding IQ domain-containing protein F2 codes for MRVRFCTKGNLILIIIEDVEESIEWKTVQKKKQHKVKAKLRITKAAVKIQAWWRGTLVRRTLLHAALRAWIIQSWWRMTLSRVLEKKRQAALIAYATRERAVIKLQSLVRMWRIHWRYCQVLNAIYVIQGHWQCHNCQTCALLRGHCVVTATHLQFHIEIINS; via the exons ATGAGGGTTCGATTTTGT ACCAAAggcaatttaattttaattataattgagGATGTTGAAGAAAGCATTGAATGGAAGACAGTGCAGAAGAAAAAACAGCATAAAGTCAAG GCAAAACTTAGAATAACAAAAGCAGCTGTAAAgatccaggcctggtggcggggcACCCTGGTGCGCAGGACACTGCTGCATGCAGCCCTCAGGGCCTGGATAATTCAGTCCTGGTGGCGGATGACGCTGTCCAGGGTGCTGGAGAAGAAACGGCAAGCAGCTCTGATCGCCTATGCAACCAGAGAGAGGGCAGTGATCAAGCTCCAGTCTTTGGTCCGTATGTGGCGCATCCACTGGAGATACTGCCAGGTGCTCAACGCCATCTACGTCATCCAGGGCCACTGGCAATGCCACAATTGCCAGACCTGCGCTCTCCTCCGGGGCCACTGTGTGGTCACAGCCACTCACCTGCAGTTCCACATTGAGATCATCAACTCCTAA